Proteins from one Triticum aestivum cultivar Chinese Spring chromosome 7A, IWGSC CS RefSeq v2.1, whole genome shotgun sequence genomic window:
- the LOC123151363 gene encoding uncharacterized protein — MKRKGGDGEGTNMVFGMNDARRKASGRIEVEDLCSKLTSLLPQDYRLGASEGPPDIPSQLMQATAYIEDLYERVERLRQMRDDKTQSRRMAGRSCSGSVLDTGGAGPSGPGDVTVQLGGAAHFDVSFTTGSAERVEMHRVIRLIEQDGRMEVVEASWCFVDGGKVFYTIKCMAMSSEAVLDASMAATRLRRLLTDSLGGHGV; from the exons ATGAAGAGGAAGGGAGGAGACGGAGAGGGGACGAACATGGTGTTCGGCATGAACGATGCGCGGAGGAAGGCGAGTGGGAGGATCGAGGTGGAAGATCTATGCTCCAAGCTCACGTCTCTGCTTCCCCAAGACTATCGGCTGGGTGCCTCAGAG GGTCCTCCGGACATTCCCAGCCAGCTGATGCAGGCCACCGCCTACATCGAAGACCTATACGAGAGAGTCGAAAGGCTGAGGCAGATGAGAGATGACAAAACCCAAAGCCGAAGGATGGCCGGGCGCAGCTGCAGCGGCAGCGTCCTAGACACAGGAGGGGCGGGACCATCGGGTCCTGGGGACGTAACGGTGCAGCTCGGCGGGGCGGCGCATTTCGACGTGAGCTTCACGACGGGCTCCGCGGAGAGAGTCGAGATGCACAGGGTGATCCGCCTGATCGAGCAGGATGGACGCATGGAGGTCGTCGAGGCGAGCTGGTGCTTCGTCGATGGTGGCAAGGTTTTCTACACGATCAAGTGCATG GCAATGAGCTCTGAGGCTGTCTTGGATGCGTCCATGGCGGCGACAAGGCTCAGGAGGTTGCTGACGGACTCACTTGGTGGCCATGGTGTCTAA